CGACAAGTTGTACATGGATCCTTAATTTGTTTACCACGACCATGACAGACATCACAGGTCATTTGACGGCGCATGGTGCCAAGTGGTGTTTGCGTGTCCACATTGATAATCCCTGAACCGTGACAGCGTCCACAAGTTACTGGGCTAGTACCAGGTTTAGCACCTGAACCCGTACAGGTCCGACAAGTCGCTTCACGGTGATAGGAAACTTCTTTCTCTGCACCGAAAATTGCCTCTTCAAACTTGAGGTTGACACGGTATTGAAGGTCATCCCCTTGACGAGGAGCATTCGGATTGCGGGTCGCACCGCCGCCACCAAAGAAGCTTGAAAAGATGTCTTCAAAGCCACCGAAACCAGCTCCATCGAAACCACCAAAGCCACCAGCTCCACCGCCGAAGCCACCATTGGCACCAGCAGGACCAAACTGGTCATAGGCAGAACGCTTCTGCGGATCACTCAAGGTTTCATAAGCCTCTTGAACTTCTTTGTATTTATCCTCCGCACCCGGATCCTTGTTAATATCTGGATGGTATTTCTTTGAAAGCTTCCGATAAGCCTTCTTAATCTCGTCTGGCGAAGCATTCTTGGAAACCCCCAGACGATCGTAAAATTCAGTGTTGTTCATAGTTTATGATACAAAAGGCGTTAAGAAAACCGTATGAAAATAGGAAACTGACGCAGTGTGCCTAACACACTAGGAAGTTTATCTTTTTCACTAGGTTTTTAGCCTGTGTTCGAATAAACGAACTTGTATTCCTTTCTTTGAAAATTAGAAAGTAGCCCGTGTTCGATTACGAACACTTTCCTTTCTGTAAAATTAGTTAGGATCTTTCTCAAATGTTGCTTTGAACTCTTCAAATTCTTCGTCAGACAACTCAAAAATAAAGTCTTCCGTAGAGTAATCATCATTTTCTTTGAAGTACATAGTCGCATCTTCAACCAATCTTAGACTGGTAAGAACCTGACGCGAAAAGGCATTGACTGTAAAGCCAGTTCCTGTAATGATATTGCCATCTTCACAGACTGGTAAGGGACGAAAATTTTCTCCAGGTAGAAAGTCAAAATAGTCCATGAAATTTTGCCAAATACCACCTGTATATAAGGTATTCTCCAATAATCCAGCCTTAGCAAGCAGGATCGGAGCAGAGGAAATCGCTGCAATTTTGATTGGTTTACCACCTAAGCCAGCCAGAAATCGAATGAGGTGCTCATCTCTCAAAGCCGGAGTGAAGTCAATCGTCCCTGGACAAAGAATACAATCATATTCCTCTATATTTACCTCTTCTAAGATCTTGTTAGCATGACAAGGTAGACCGTCCTCCGAATAAATCGTTTCCGTAGTGGAAGCAATAAAATCAATCTTTCTCCCAAAATTCAACACCAATGTGCTAGTCAAAGGAGCTATCTCATAGAGAGAAAAATTAGGATAGAGCAAACAAGCAACTTTTTTCATGAAAAGCCTCCTCATCAGTTATTTACCCAAAAACAGAGGCTGGGTTGCAACCTCTGTGATTGGAATTTTGACTTAATAATGATTTCTATTCTCGGGGAGATGAGAACTGAGTTCGAACTAAGAACTTCGGAAAAAAGATAACTTTCCATGTTCTAGATACTCAAAGAAATTCAAGACTAGGCTAGGCAACTGGACGAAGATTGAACTGGAGTTCATCGAGGAGAGTTAACGAAGCCTAGTGAAGAATTTCGAAGAGTACTACTTTTCAGTAAACTCGCCGTCTACCACATCATCGCCTGCGTTGTTAGTTGTTTGGGCACCTTCTTGGCCTGCGGCTGCTTGTTGTGCTGCTGCGGCTTGCTCGTAGAGTTTCACTGCAAGAGCTTGAGCTTTTTCGTTGAGGTTTTCAAGTTTAGCCTTCATGTCGTCCAAGTTGTTCGCTTCTTGAGCTGCTTTCAACTCATCAAGGGCTGCTTGGGCTTGGTCACGTTCTGCGTCAAAGCCTTTGCCTTCAGTTTCTTTCAGAGTTTTCTCAGTCGCAAAGATTGCTTGATCAACATCGTTACGAAGGTCCACTTCTTCCTTACGTTTCTTATCTGCTTCAGCGTTTGCTTCTGCATCTTTCATCATGCGGTCGATTTCTTCGTCAGTCAAACCTGAGTTAGACTGGATAACGATAGTTTGCTCTTTTTGCGTACCAAGGTCTTTGGCTTTTACAGAAACGATACCGTTCTTATCGATGTCGAATGTTACTTCGATTTGTGGAATACCACGAGGTGCTGCAGGGATGTCAGTCAATTGGAAGCGACCAAGAGTTTTATTGTCCGCTGCCATTGGGCGCTCACCTTGAAGCACGTGGATGTCAACAGCTGGCTGGTTGTCTGCAGCAGTTGAGAAGACTTGTGATTTAGAAGTTGGAATCGTTGTGTTACGGTCGATGAGTTTTGTAAAGACACCACCCATTGTTTCGATACCAAGTGACAATGGTGTTACATCAAGAAGTACAACGTCTTTGACATCACCAGTAATCACACCACCTTGGATTGCCGCACCCATGGCAACCACTTCATCAGGGTTTACAGATTTGTTTGGCTCTTTACCAGTTTCAGCTTTTACAGCCTCCACAACAGCTGGAATACGAGTTGAACCACCGACAAGGATAACTTCGTCGATTTCTGACAAGCTAAGTCCTGCATCTGAAAGGGCTTGACGAACAGGAATTTTTGTACGTTCTACAAGGTCGTAAGTCAATTCGTCAAATTTCGCACGAGTCAATGTCATTTCCAAGTGAAGCGGACCAGCTGCACCTGCAGTGATGAACGGCAAGCTGATTTGAGTTGATGTTACACCAGAAAGGTCTTTCTTCGCTTTTTCAGCCGCATCTTTCAAACGTTGAAGGGCCATCTTGTCAGCTGACAAGTCGATACCATTTTCTTTCTTGAATTCTGCTACCATGTGGTCGATAATCTTTTGGTCAAAGTCGTCACCACCGAGCTTGTTATCACCTGCTGTTGCAAGTACGTCGAAGACACCGTCACCAAGTTCAAGGATAGATACGTCGAAAGTACCTCCACCAAGGTCGAATACCAAGATTTTTTCATCTTTGTCAGTCTTGTCCAAACCGTAGGCAAGGGCTGCTGCAGTTGGTTCGTTGACGATACGTTCAACTTCAAGACCAGCAATTTTACCAGCGTCTTTGGTTGCTTGACGTTGAGCATCGTTAAAGTAAGCAGGAACAGTGATAACCGCTTTGGTTACTTTTTCACCAAGGTATTCTTCAGCGTAGCCTTTCAAGTATTGAAGGATCATGGCTGAGATTTCTTGCGGCGTGTATTCTTTGCCGTTTGCTGAAACTTTTTCAGAAGTTCCCATTTTTGATTTGATAGAGATGATGGTATCTGGGTTAGTCACTGCTTGGCGTTTTGCCGCGTCACCAACGATGATTTCACCATTTTTGAAAGATACAACAGATGGAGTTGTGCGGTTCCCTTCTGGGTTTGCGATGATTTTTGATTCAGTTCCTTCAAGAACTGCAACTGCTGAGTTTGTTGTACCTAAGTCAATACCGATAATTTTAGACATGTGTGTTACCTCTTATTAATTTCTTTTAGTGATACTCTCCTTAAGTGGCGACGCCGTCAGAGCCCGCTTTTGCGGTCTCTTTGACTAAAGTTTGAGCCTCTAGTCTCAAACTGTGCGTATTTACCGCCACGGCGGAGAGTATCGAATGGGCTCACGATGTTCGCCAGCCCGCAAGCACAAGGCTTGTCTTTTTTTCAATTTCATAGTTTTGTGACATTTCGGTCAGGTTGTTCGACGCATGAAGATATAATCATCTTCAATGTTATTTGATTCTTGAAAGCCTAACTTCTTCCAGAATTTTCTAGCTTCCAAATGTTTTTCATGAACTGGTAGCGAAATTCGAGTCACGCTGTGCTCTGTTTGCAGATAGTCTATACAGACTTCTACTGCTTTTCTCCCAAGTCCTTTTCCTTGATACCTCTTATCAATTAAGAAATTGATGATTTCACCATTGCTGTCTTTGCAGTAAAGCGAAACGTAGCCTATCAATTCACCTTCATTGTAAATAGCTTTCGGATGTGAGAATGGTCGAAGGCTCCAAGCCTCTGCCAATGAAAACTCAACTGAATCAACATAATCTTCTTTAGATATACCAGAATCAATATGTAAGCAATCGTGAAAATTTTCATCGCCAATTTCGTGTAGCTCTATCATTTATTCCGACACCACCACCATAGCCGGTCTCAGCAAGCGTTCATGCAGCTTGTAGCCTTTTTGGAAGACTTGTGCAATGTGTTCTGCTGGGCAATCGTCTGTGGCTGGAACAGTTTGAATAGCCATGTGAAGATTTGGGTCAAAGACATCTGTTGCGACTTCCTCCACCCCTTCTTCTTTGAGGGCTTGAATCAAGCTTTCCTGTACCATTTCCAAGCCTTTTTTGACATCCTCTGTCAAACCTTCAACTTGAAGGGCACGCTCCAAGTTATCCAAGCTCGGCAAGATTTTCTTGGCCAAGTCTTGCGAACGGTAACGCTGAATGGTTTGGCGTTCCTCATTGGCACGGCGTTGGATATTTTGCATTTCAGCGTGGGCACGGAGGTACTTGTTTTCAAATTCCTCTGCACGCTCATTTGCCAAATCCAATTCTGATTTTTCAGGTGTCTCCACAACTTCTTCTGTTGCTTCAACCTCTTCTACGATTTCTTCGTTTTTGATTTCTTCTGACAAAGCATTCTCCTTCTAATTGACTTCGTAATGATTACTGCTCAGATAACGATAGTAATCGGTTAATTTCATAAATAGGACGCGGCTGATGATGTTGATCAAACTCATCTGCCTGCGGTAGTCCATGTCAACAGGACCAAGCAAACTCATCTGGGCCATGCCCCGATAGGGGATTGGAAAGCGATGATGAATGATAGTCACATCTGCAAGGGCAGGATCACTGTGTTCCGCCACAGAAATGCTGGTCTGCTGGTTTGGCGCCAAGCCCTGCCGCAACTCTGGTGCCAATAGCTGAGGACTATCCAAGAGTTGGTAGGTGGCGAGGTTGCCGTAGGTCAGCGATGCGACCTTTCCACTGATAAAGACTGATTCTCGGAAGAGATTAGCAAAGATATAGTCCATCAAATCCAAGACATTGTCCGTCGTGGTAAAGTAACGCTGCACCACTTGGGGAATCTCCGTCCGTAGCTTGTAGTGAATGGACAAGACTGTCTGTCCAACGAAGCGTTCATCCACCAGGCGTTTGAGCACTTCCAAGTCCCTAGTCAAAAAGTTCTTGGGAATGGCAAACTGGACGGTGACTGGTTTGGACTGGTCCAGGGTCAAGACCGCCAGAGCATCGTGGCTACTGAGCTGCACGATGTCAAAGGAAGTCAGCTGCTGACTGGTTGGCTCCACATCTAAAATGACCGAGGTGTAGCCTGTCAAATCCGCTAGGACTGTACTGGCCCGCTCCAAGATGTCCTCCAGCTTGAAGGCTTCAAAGTCGAAGGCCTTGACCACCTGATAAACATCTTCTTCATTGATGTGTTCCAGATTGAGCGAGTGGTTGACAAAGTATTGAAAACCAGCCCGACTGGGCATCCGACCACTTGACGTGTGAGCCTTTTCTAGCAAGCCCAACTGCTCCAGCTTGGCCATATCATTGCGAATGGTAGCAGAGCTAGAAGCAATCATCTCCTGCAAGGCCTTAGAACCAACTGGCTCATGATGGCGCGTAAACAATTCAACAATCAGATTCAAAATATCATTTTGACGTTGGGTAATCATCTCCGCTCCTTTCATGAACACTGTTTTAGTTACGCTCAATGAAAATCGACAGTAGCCTAGGAAGCGAGGCCGAATGTAGAACTATGGTTCACAAAGGCAAGCTGACAACGGATAGTGTTGATTTTTGAAGAGCGTTAGCACTCTATGATGTCGAGTGCTAACCTATATACTCCCATTATACGCCGAAAAAATGGATTGTCAAGAGAAAAAGACACAAAATTAGCACTCTTTTGCCTAGAGTGCTAAAAATCAGTCTGAAGACCTAGAGCAATAACCTATCAATAAAAAATCAGAGAATATCCCTGATTTCATTTCTTTATTTCCCTTGGGCAATCAATTCTGCTCCGCGTTTGCGGTAGGATAGGTCGCCAACTGCTTCAATTAATAGCTTGCCATGTTCATATTTGAGAACGGTGATTGAGCCGTTATCGAGAAAGACATTGGCACCACGCTCTGGCTCCAACAGATGAGCCAGGGTTGCAATGGTCATACCGTGGCTGACCACCAGGGCATTGCCTCCGCCTTGTTTTTCCAAGTCCTGGGCGATGGATTCAAAACCTGTTAAGATACGATTGCTCAAGACCTCCCAAGATTCCGCCCAGCCAGCGGTGTCTGCTTCTTGGATACCTGCTGCAATTTCCGCAAAGGACATGCCTGTTGCATCTACTGTCCCTTTCAAACGAGGCAGGACACCTTGGAAAAGCTCGGCATCATACATGCCCTCAAAACTACCGAAACACCATTCACGGATACGCTTGTCTTGGTAATAAGGAATTTTTCCCAAAATCCCCAACTCACGCTGGGCGATGGTCATGGTCTGAACGGTCCGCCCCAGGTCACTGGACACAGCTAGTTTAAAATCAATACCCGCATCCTTTAGCCCCAAGCCCAGTTCACGAATTCCTTCCTCACCAGCCTTGGTCAGCGGTGTGTCACACCAGCCCTGCACGCGCCCAATGGTATTAAACATGGTTTTCCCGTGACGAGAAATATATAATCTTACATCTGCCATTCGTTTTTCTCCTTGTCATTTCTTACTATTAGTATAACAAAAAACCGACTGCTTGTGGCAATCGGTCTACGTTTTTTAGTTCTTAAAGCTATGAATCGGTGCTGGAATTTGTCCACCACGGTTGATAAAGTCCACAGACGAAGCTTGATTGACCTTCATAACAGGAGCTGTTCCCAGCAGTCCACCGAATTCGATCATATCCCCTTCTTTTCCAAGTGGAATGATGCGGACCGCAGTCGTTTTCTGATTGATAACCCCAATCGCCGCTTCATCCGCAATCATAGCTGCAATGGTTTCAGCAGGCGTTGTTTCGGGAATAGCAATCATATCCAAACCTACAGAACAGATGGCCGTCATGGCTTCCAATTTTTCAAGGTTAAGAGAGCCATTTTGCACCGCCGCAATCATGCCCTCGTCCTCAGAAACAGGGATAAAGGCACCTGACAAGCCACCGACTTGGTTGCAGGCCATGACT
The nucleotide sequence above comes from Streptococcus sp. 29887. Encoded proteins:
- the dnaJ gene encoding molecular chaperone DnaJ, giving the protein MNNTEFYDRLGVSKNASPDEIKKAYRKLSKKYHPDINKDPGAEDKYKEVQEAYETLSDPQKRSAYDQFGPAGANGGFGGGAGGFGGFDGAGFGGFEDIFSSFFGGGGATRNPNAPRQGDDLQYRVNLKFEEAIFGAEKEVSYHREATCRTCTGSGAKPGTSPVTCGRCHGSGIINVDTQTPLGTMRRQMTCDVCHGRGKQIKDPCTTCRGTGHEKQAHTVTVKVPAGVETGQKIRLAGQGEAGFNGGPYGDLYVVIQVQASDKFEREGTTIYYKLDLNFVQAALGDTVHVPTVHGDVDMVIPEGTQTGKTFRLKGKGAPSVRGGAIGDQYVTVNIVTPTGLNDRQRAALKEFAAAGNIDIKPHKKGFFDKVKDAFEEL
- a CDS encoding histidine phosphatase family protein gives rise to the protein MADVRLYISRHGKTMFNTIGRVQGWCDTPLTKAGEEGIRELGLGLKDAGIDFKLAVSSDLGRTVQTMTIAQRELGILGKIPYYQDKRIREWCFGSFEGMYDAELFQGVLPRLKGTVDATGMSFAEIAAGIQEADTAGWAESWEVLSNRILTGFESIAQDLEKQGGGNALVVSHGMTIATLAHLLEPERGANVFLDNGSITVLKYEHGKLLIEAVGDLSYRKRGAELIAQGK
- the hrcA gene encoding heat-inducible transcriptional repressor HrcA; protein product: MITQRQNDILNLIVELFTRHHEPVGSKALQEMIASSSATIRNDMAKLEQLGLLEKAHTSSGRMPSRAGFQYFVNHSLNLEHINEEDVYQVVKAFDFEAFKLEDILERASTVLADLTGYTSVILDVEPTSQQLTSFDIVQLSSHDALAVLTLDQSKPVTVQFAIPKNFLTRDLEVLKRLVDERFVGQTVLSIHYKLRTEIPQVVQRYFTTTDNVLDLMDYIFANLFRESVFISGKVASLTYGNLATYQLLDSPQLLAPELRQGLAPNQQTSISVAEHSDPALADVTIIHHRFPIPYRGMAQMSLLGPVDMDYRRQMSLINIISRVLFMKLTDYYRYLSSNHYEVN
- a CDS encoding DJ-1/PfpI family protein, whose product is MKKVACLLYPNFSLYEIAPLTSTLVLNFGRKIDFIASTTETIYSEDGLPCHANKILEEVNIEEYDCILCPGTIDFTPALRDEHLIRFLAGLGGKPIKIAAISSAPILLAKAGLLENTLYTGGIWQNFMDYFDFLPGENFRPLPVCEDGNIITGTGFTVNAFSRQVLTSLRLVEDATMYFKENDDYSTEDFIFELSDEEFEEFKATFEKDPN
- a CDS encoding GNAT family N-acetyltransferase, whose amino-acid sequence is MIELHEIGDENFHDCLHIDSGISKEDYVDSVEFSLAEAWSLRPFSHPKAIYNEGELIGYVSLYCKDSNGEIINFLIDKRYQGKGLGRKAVEVCIDYLQTEHSVTRISLPVHEKHLEARKFWKKLGFQESNNIEDDYIFMRRTT
- the dnaK gene encoding molecular chaperone DnaK, with product MSKIIGIDLGTTNSAVAVLEGTESKIIANPEGNRTTPSVVSFKNGEIIVGDAAKRQAVTNPDTIISIKSKMGTSEKVSANGKEYTPQEISAMILQYLKGYAEEYLGEKVTKAVITVPAYFNDAQRQATKDAGKIAGLEVERIVNEPTAAALAYGLDKTDKDEKILVFDLGGGTFDVSILELGDGVFDVLATAGDNKLGGDDFDQKIIDHMVAEFKKENGIDLSADKMALQRLKDAAEKAKKDLSGVTSTQISLPFITAGAAGPLHLEMTLTRAKFDELTYDLVERTKIPVRQALSDAGLSLSEIDEVILVGGSTRIPAVVEAVKAETGKEPNKSVNPDEVVAMGAAIQGGVITGDVKDVVLLDVTPLSLGIETMGGVFTKLIDRNTTIPTSKSQVFSTAADNQPAVDIHVLQGERPMAADNKTLGRFQLTDIPAAPRGIPQIEVTFDIDKNGIVSVKAKDLGTQKEQTIVIQSNSGLTDEEIDRMMKDAEANAEADKKRKEEVDLRNDVDQAIFATEKTLKETEGKGFDAERDQAQAALDELKAAQEANNLDDMKAKLENLNEKAQALAVKLYEQAAAAQQAAAGQEGAQTTNNAGDDVVDGEFTEK
- the grpE gene encoding nucleotide exchange factor GrpE codes for the protein MSEEIKNEEIVEEVEATEEVVETPEKSELDLANERAEEFENKYLRAHAEMQNIQRRANEERQTIQRYRSQDLAKKILPSLDNLERALQVEGLTEDVKKGLEMVQESLIQALKEEGVEEVATDVFDPNLHMAIQTVPATDDCPAEHIAQVFQKGYKLHERLLRPAMVVVSE